A genomic window from Brassica oleracea var. oleracea cultivar TO1000 chromosome C8, BOL, whole genome shotgun sequence includes:
- the LOC106307879 gene encoding uncharacterized protein LOC106307879 isoform X2 — protein sequence MSTKPNGKSIISSSDSNDESKTGSNPVQSAVVKANGKMHVSSDDNRELMLFNEVSLGPQETDLRFRLIHFWEARNPLKKTLIGLEMLLIDEQGTVIQGFVPPGRIKKFMPHMRQGGLYTLTNFYGSRNKEVFRVAAHSVTISFSHTSELAPLENSPVDFEEDRFRFHSYEDFEAGCDMKGDLFDVIGHLKLVNGQSLDRRPFIDDAELATTRRILVHVQSHEGPVMKLYLWDQAAVDFCKKFKSSDNTPSVILVTTVYPKRLGVALTSMTSSRVFLDYDVQPTKEYIGWLGRNPDIANRSMQKWLQKLRH from the exons ATGTCAACAAAGCCAAACGGCAAATCGATCATCTCCTCCTCCGACAGCAACGACGAGTCGAAAACCGGATCTAATCCAGTTCAATCCGCCGTGGTTAAAGCGAACGGGAAGATGCATGTTTCCTCCGATGACAATCGCGAACTAATGCTCTTCAACGAAGTATCACTGGGTCCTCAGGAAACGGATTTGCGGTTTCGTCTGATTCACTTCTGGGAAGCTCGAAATCCACTGAAAAAGACTCTGATCGGTCTTGAGATGCTTCTCATCGACGAACAG GGGACCGTTATTCAAGGCTTCGTCCCACCGGGAAGAATCAAAAAATTCATGCCGCATATGAGACAAGGCGGTCTCTACACTCTCACCAACTTCTACGGATCCAGAAACAAAGAGGTGTTCCGGGTTGCTGCTCACAGCGTGACAATCTCCTTCTCCCACACTTCCGAGTTGGCGCCCCTTGAGAACAGTCCCGTGGACTTTGAGGAGGACCGTTTCCGGTTCCATTCCTATGAAGACTTCGAAGCTGGTTGTGATATGAAAGGTGATCTTTTCG ATGTTATTGGACACTTGAAACTGGTTAACGGCCAGAGCCTTGATAGGCGCCCCTTCATTGACGATGCCGAGCTCGCAACCACTCGGCGTATATTGGTTCATGTGCAGTCGCATGA GGGACCTGTTATGAAGCTCTATCTTTGGGACCAAGCTGCTGTGGATTTCTGCAAGAAGTTCAAGTCTTCTGACAACACTCCCTCCGTGATTTTGGTGACTACTGTTTACCCCAAACGTTTAGGAG TTGCTCTCACATCCATGACCTCTTCACGGGTCTTTTTAGACTACGATGTCCAACCAACTAAGGAGTATATCGGCTG GTTGGGAAGAAATCCAGATATTGCCAACAGGTCAATGCAGAAGTGGTTACAAAAACTGAGACATTGA
- the LOC106307879 gene encoding uncharacterized protein LOC106307879 isoform X1: MSTKPNGKSIISSSDSNDESKTGSNPVQSAVVKANGKMHVSSDDNRELMLFNEVSLGPQETDLRFRLIHFWEARNPLKKTLIGLEMLLIDEQGTVIQGFVPPGRIKKFMPHMRQGGLYTLTNFYGSRNKEVFRVAAHSVTISFSHTSELAPLENSPVDFEEDRFRFHSYEDFEAGCDMKGDLFDVIGHLKLVNGQSLDRRPFIDDAELATTRRILVHVQSHEGPVMKLYLWDQAAVDFCKKFKSSDNTPSVILVTTVYPKRLGGTLALTSMTSSRVFLDYDVQPTKEYIGWLGRNPDIANRSMQKWLQKLRH; this comes from the exons ATGTCAACAAAGCCAAACGGCAAATCGATCATCTCCTCCTCCGACAGCAACGACGAGTCGAAAACCGGATCTAATCCAGTTCAATCCGCCGTGGTTAAAGCGAACGGGAAGATGCATGTTTCCTCCGATGACAATCGCGAACTAATGCTCTTCAACGAAGTATCACTGGGTCCTCAGGAAACGGATTTGCGGTTTCGTCTGATTCACTTCTGGGAAGCTCGAAATCCACTGAAAAAGACTCTGATCGGTCTTGAGATGCTTCTCATCGACGAACAG GGGACCGTTATTCAAGGCTTCGTCCCACCGGGAAGAATCAAAAAATTCATGCCGCATATGAGACAAGGCGGTCTCTACACTCTCACCAACTTCTACGGATCCAGAAACAAAGAGGTGTTCCGGGTTGCTGCTCACAGCGTGACAATCTCCTTCTCCCACACTTCCGAGTTGGCGCCCCTTGAGAACAGTCCCGTGGACTTTGAGGAGGACCGTTTCCGGTTCCATTCCTATGAAGACTTCGAAGCTGGTTGTGATATGAAAGGTGATCTTTTCG ATGTTATTGGACACTTGAAACTGGTTAACGGCCAGAGCCTTGATAGGCGCCCCTTCATTGACGATGCCGAGCTCGCAACCACTCGGCGTATATTGGTTCATGTGCAGTCGCATGA GGGACCTGTTATGAAGCTCTATCTTTGGGACCAAGCTGCTGTGGATTTCTGCAAGAAGTTCAAGTCTTCTGACAACACTCCCTCCGTGATTTTGGTGACTACTGTTTACCCCAAACGTTTAGGAG GCACACTTGCTCTCACATCCATGACCTCTTCACGGGTCTTTTTAGACTACGATGTCCAACCAACTAAGGAGTATATCGGCTG GTTGGGAAGAAATCCAGATATTGCCAACAGGTCAATGCAGAAGTGGTTACAAAAACTGAGACATTGA
- the LOC106307879 gene encoding uncharacterized protein LOC106307879 isoform X3, with translation MSTKPNGKSIISSSDSNDESKTGSNPVQSAVVKANGKMHVSSDDNRELMLFNEVSLGPQETDLRFRLIHFWEARNPLKKTLIGLEMLLIDEQGTVIQGFVPPGRIKKFMPHMRQGGLYTLTNFYGSRNKEVFRVAAHSVTISFSHTSELAPLENSPVDFEEDRFRFHSYEDFEAGCDMKDVIGHLKLVNGQSLDRRPFIDDAELATTRRILVHVQSHEGPVMKLYLWDQAAVDFCKKFKSSDNTPSVILVTTVYPKRLGGTLALTSMTSSRVFLDYDVQPTKEYIGWLGRNPDIANRSMQKWLQKLRH, from the exons ATGTCAACAAAGCCAAACGGCAAATCGATCATCTCCTCCTCCGACAGCAACGACGAGTCGAAAACCGGATCTAATCCAGTTCAATCCGCCGTGGTTAAAGCGAACGGGAAGATGCATGTTTCCTCCGATGACAATCGCGAACTAATGCTCTTCAACGAAGTATCACTGGGTCCTCAGGAAACGGATTTGCGGTTTCGTCTGATTCACTTCTGGGAAGCTCGAAATCCACTGAAAAAGACTCTGATCGGTCTTGAGATGCTTCTCATCGACGAACAG GGGACCGTTATTCAAGGCTTCGTCCCACCGGGAAGAATCAAAAAATTCATGCCGCATATGAGACAAGGCGGTCTCTACACTCTCACCAACTTCTACGGATCCAGAAACAAAGAGGTGTTCCGGGTTGCTGCTCACAGCGTGACAATCTCCTTCTCCCACACTTCCGAGTTGGCGCCCCTTGAGAACAGTCCCGTGGACTTTGAGGAGGACCGTTTCCGGTTCCATTCCTATGAAGACTTCGAAGCTGGTTGTGATATGAAAG ATGTTATTGGACACTTGAAACTGGTTAACGGCCAGAGCCTTGATAGGCGCCCCTTCATTGACGATGCCGAGCTCGCAACCACTCGGCGTATATTGGTTCATGTGCAGTCGCATGA GGGACCTGTTATGAAGCTCTATCTTTGGGACCAAGCTGCTGTGGATTTCTGCAAGAAGTTCAAGTCTTCTGACAACACTCCCTCCGTGATTTTGGTGACTACTGTTTACCCCAAACGTTTAGGAG GCACACTTGCTCTCACATCCATGACCTCTTCACGGGTCTTTTTAGACTACGATGTCCAACCAACTAAGGAGTATATCGGCTG GTTGGGAAGAAATCCAGATATTGCCAACAGGTCAATGCAGAAGTGGTTACAAAAACTGAGACATTGA
- the LOC106309849 gene encoding uncharacterized protein At1g04910-like, translated as MIPQVERDSSIQIHLPGSSHSTPSPPASPLLCRSRSKSFLQPNRNLPHRVSWILLSLLLRRQGILLFAPLIYIFCMLFHMRTASFDPGPLINRRPAPGSVYRSPQVYAKLQAAMDADNATADAISTIWKRSYKGVEWKPCVNKSNGVLPESNGFIFIEANGGLNQQRTSICNAVAVAGYLNATLVIPNFHYHSIWKDPSKFGDIYDEEYFVSTLANDVRVVDTVPEYLMERFDYNLTKVYNFRVKAWAPTHYYRDSVLPKLLEEKVIRISPFANRLSFDAPRPVQRFRCLANNVALRFAKPILTQGKTLVKKMKELSANNAGKYVSVHLRFEEDMVAFSCCVFDGGNQEKQDMIAARERGWKGKFTKPGRVIRPGAIRLNGKCPLTPLEVGLILRGMGFNKSTYIYLASGPIYGANRTMAPLLEMFPNLQTKEMLASEEELAPFKNFSSRMAALDYTVCLHSEVFVTTQGGNFPHFLMGHRRYLFGGHSKTIRPDKRKLAVLFGNPKLGWRSFKHQMLHMRSHSDSKGFELKRASDSIYIFPCPDCMCRRNKTTATT; from the exons ATGATTCCCCAGGTGGAGAGAGATTCATCTATTCAAATTCATCTCCCGGGGAGCAGCCATTCTACACCTTCTCCGCCTGCTTCTCCTCTTCTCTGCCGCAGCCGTTCAAAATCCTTCCTACAGCCGAATCGGAACCTCCCTCACCGCGTCTCTTGGATCCTCTTATCGCTTCTTCTCCGTCGTCAGGGGATTCTACTCTTCGCTCCTCTCATCTACATCTTCTGTATGCTCTTTCACATGCGCACGGCGTCGTTTGATCCCGGTCCCCTCATCAATCGCCGCCCGGCTCCCGGATCCGTTTATAGAAGCCCGCAGGTTTACGCTAAGCTGCAAGCGGCGATGGACGCCGATAACGCCACGGCTGATGCG ATATCAACAATTTGGAAACGTTCTTATAAAGGTGTGGAGTGGAAGCCATGCGTCAACAAGTCCAATGGAG TTTTGCCTGAGTCGAATGGTTTCATATTCATTGAGGCAAATGGAGGTTTGAATCAGCAGCGGACTTCG ATATGCAATGCGGTTGCTGTGGCAGGCTACCTTAATGCGACTCTTGTGATTCCCAACTTTCATTATCACAGCATATGGAAAGATCCGAG TAAATTTGGGGATATATACGATGAAGAATACTTTGTCAGCACCTTAGCAAATGATGTGCGGGTGGTTGATACAGTTCCTGAGTACTTAATGGAGCGTTTTGACTATAACTTGACCAAAGTATACAACTTCAGAGTTAAAGCATGGGCGCCCACTCACTATTACCGGGATTCAGTCCTGCCAAAGCTACTTGAAGAAAA GGTCATAAGAATTTCCCCATTTGCAAATAGACTTTCGTTTGATGCTCCAAGACCTGTCCAGAGATTTCGATGTTTGGCCAATAATGTCGCTTTGCGATTTGCAAAACCCATACTAACCCAAGGAAAAACACTGGTGAAGAAAATGAAAGAGCTTAGTGCTAACAACGCCGGGAAGTACGTTTCTGTGCATCTTCGTTTTGAAGAG GATATGGTAGCTTTCTCTTGTTGTGTATTTGATGGTGGCAACCAAGAAAAACAAGACATGATTGCGGCTAGAGAACGGGGGTGGAAAGGGAAATTCACAAAACCTGGCCGTGTGATACGACCCGGAGCTATTAGACTCAATGGGAAATGCCCTTTAACTCCTTTAGAG GTGGGTTTGATTCTTAGAGGAATGGGATTCAACAAAAGCACATATATATACCTGGCCTCTGGACCGATATATGGTGCAAATAGAACTATGGCTCCACTACTCGAGATGTTCCCTAATCTACAGACGAAGGAGATGCTTGCGTCTGAGGAAGAACTTGCTCCTTTTAAG AACTTCTCATCGAGAATGGCTGCACTAGATTACACAGTGTGTCTCCACAGTGAGGTATTTGTGACAACACAAGGAGGAAACTTCCCTCATTTCCTCATGGGGCATCGGAGGTATTTGTTTGGAGGACATTCAAAAACCATTCGGCCTGATAAGCGAAAGTTAGCCGTACTCTTTGGCAATCCCAAGTTGGG ATGGAGAAGTTTTAAACATCAGATGCTACACATGAGGTCTCATAGCGACTCCAAGGGTTTTGAGCTGAAACGAGCTAGTGACTCCATTTACATATTCCCTTGCCCTGACTGTATGTGCCGCAGGAACAAAACTACGGCAACCACCTGA
- the LOC106309334 gene encoding WUSCHEL-related homeobox 6-like, giving the protein MDDIRNDEQIITGSAGEPKEREKYMHSRWNPTPEQTMVLEEVYSSGTRTPTTQQIQEIASKLQKYGRIEGKNVFYWFQNHKSRERLKRRRGDQQGVTTISNVHEETLRKDNVIVDTANKDSSSVSRRRGDHRVIHTSTYLSPSPTHPQKNSIDDGKREVYKRGLEEEKETTSQNQIHPSNTSDFNYHLITASKPSQEEEQQYKLNDDEEETRKSRTLDLFPVIENQETIGFEEKNTKPNQLYCNYCYYYEFMPLMN; this is encoded by the exons ATGGACGACATCAGAAATGATGAGCAGATCATAACCGGATCCGCAGGAGAACCCAAAGAGAGGGAAAAATACATGCACTCACGGTGGAATCCGACGCCTGAGCAGACGATGGTGCTTGAAGAGGTTTACAGCAGCGGAACACGGACGCCGACGACACAACAGATCCAAGAGATTGCATCTAAGCTCCAAAAGTATGGGAGAATTGAAGGAAAGAACGTTTTCTACTGGTTCCAAAACCATAAGTCAAGGGAGAGGCTGAAACGACGCCGTGGTGATCAACAAGGAGTTACTACTATTAGTAACGTTCATGAAGAAACTCTACGCAAGGACAACGTCATTGTAGATACGGCAAACAAGGATTCATCATCAG TCTCGAGAAGGAGAGGTGATCATCGAGTTATTCACACAAGTACTTATTTATCTCCTTCACCCACACATCCACAG AAAAATTCTATTGATGATGGGAAGCGGGAAGTATATAAGAGGGGGTTAGAGGAAGAAAAGGAAACAACTTCCCAAAATCAGATACATCCAAGCAACACTTCAGACTTTAACTACCATCTGATAACTGCTTCTAAACCAAGTCAAGAAGAAGAGCAGCAGTACAAGCTGAATGATGATGAAGAAGAAACAAGGAAAAGCCGAACGCTAGATCTCTTTCCGGTTATAGAGAACCAAGAGACAATCGGTTTTGAAGAGAAGAACACAAAACCAAACCAGTTGTACTGCAACTACTGTTATTATTACGAGTTCATGCCTCTGATGAACTGA